Proteins encoded within one genomic window of Tidjanibacter massiliensis:
- the hisS gene encoding histidine--tRNA ligase: MAQKPSIPKGTRDFSPLEMMRRTYMFDTIRRVFRTYGYAPLETPAMENLSTLTGKYGEEGDKLLFKILNSGDFTRGFTPDDAKVIAAGTETGGAPLNAMAARICEKGLRYDLTVPFARYVVQHQAEITFPFRRYQVQPVWRADRPQKGRYREFYQCDVDVIGTRSLLCEFELVKIVERVFGDLGINVTLKLNNRKILYGIAETIGHADKMTDITVAIDKLDKIGIGNVEAELASKGIGQEAIAGLRPILELSGTNTEKLARMKEVIASSETGMLGIAEMEELFSYIAAAGSTLDIELDLSLARGLNYYTGAIFEVKAKDHAIGSICGGGRYDDLTGIFGMPGMSGVGISFGADRIYDVMLALNLFPEEAGIATRILFINFGGPEQLASLRLLQQVRDAGIPSEIYPEPAKMKKQMEYANRRGIPFVVIVGEDELASRHATVKEMHSGEQQTVPFDKLSEYMQH; the protein is encoded by the coding sequence ATGGCACAGAAACCTTCCATTCCGAAAGGGACGCGCGACTTCTCTCCGCTGGAGATGATGCGCCGCACCTACATGTTCGACACCATCCGGCGGGTATTCCGCACCTACGGATACGCCCCGCTCGAAACCCCGGCCATGGAGAACCTCTCCACCCTGACGGGCAAGTACGGCGAAGAGGGCGACAAGCTGCTGTTCAAAATCCTGAATTCGGGCGATTTCACCCGCGGATTCACGCCGGACGATGCGAAGGTCATCGCGGCGGGAACGGAGACGGGCGGCGCACCGCTCAATGCCATGGCCGCGCGGATATGCGAAAAGGGGCTCCGTTACGACCTGACGGTTCCCTTCGCCCGCTATGTGGTTCAGCACCAGGCCGAAATAACATTCCCGTTCCGGCGCTATCAGGTACAGCCGGTATGGCGTGCCGACCGGCCGCAGAAGGGGCGCTACCGGGAGTTCTACCAATGCGACGTGGACGTCATCGGGACACGGAGCCTGCTGTGTGAATTCGAACTCGTCAAGATAGTGGAACGGGTGTTCGGCGACCTGGGTATCAATGTGACGCTGAAGCTGAACAACCGCAAGATACTCTACGGCATCGCCGAAACCATCGGACATGCCGACAAGATGACCGATATCACCGTGGCCATCGACAAGCTCGACAAGATAGGCATCGGGAATGTCGAGGCGGAACTCGCCTCCAAAGGCATCGGACAGGAGGCCATCGCCGGACTGCGCCCCATTCTGGAGCTTTCGGGCACGAACACCGAGAAGCTGGCCCGCATGAAAGAGGTCATCGCCTCATCCGAAACGGGTATGCTGGGCATCGCCGAAATGGAGGAACTCTTCTCTTACATCGCGGCAGCCGGCTCGACGCTCGACATCGAGCTCGACCTCTCGCTCGCCCGCGGTCTCAACTACTATACGGGCGCCATTTTCGAGGTGAAGGCCAAAGACCACGCGATAGGGAGTATCTGCGGCGGCGGACGGTACGACGACCTGACGGGCATCTTCGGCATGCCCGGCATGTCGGGCGTGGGCATCTCGTTCGGAGCAGACCGCATCTACGACGTTATGCTGGCCTTGAACCTCTTCCCGGAAGAGGCAGGCATCGCCACACGCATTCTGTTCATCAATTTCGGCGGACCGGAACAGCTCGCCTCCCTGCGGCTGCTCCAGCAGGTGCGCGATGCGGGCATCCCCTCCGAAATCTATCCCGAACCGGCCAAGATGAAGAAACAGATGGAATATGCCAACCGACGCGGCATACCTTTTGTCGTCATCGTCGGCGAAGACGAACTCGCCTCGCGGCATGCGACCGTAAAGGAGATGCACAGCGGAGAACAACAGACGGTTCCTTTCGACAAACTGTCGGAATATATGCAGCACTGA
- a CDS encoding TonB-dependent receptor: MKRLLCVLMLLLPLAGMAQTGGHPVNITVINNKGEAPRRDIIAYVKGENPVVHTLKDGKLTLQHVADNDTVAVIIKHRKYEFPANGMTALQLNLNRNDKIATAMRNGEKMPANAYKAVPLSVSSPDVSVNNMASSLQYSSLADYLTGRIAGLIIEGGPGNYQAYLDGMVPLVVVNGIRMQSFNAANMLVNPNDIESVTIDRNGVIYGASGMNGVLVINTK; encoded by the coding sequence ATGAAAAGATTACTTTGCGTGCTCATGCTGCTGCTTCCCCTCGCGGGAATGGCACAAACCGGCGGACATCCGGTAAATATTACTGTAATCAACAACAAGGGGGAAGCTCCGCGACGCGACATCATCGCCTACGTCAAAGGCGAAAACCCCGTCGTCCATACCCTCAAAGACGGGAAACTGACACTGCAGCACGTCGCCGACAACGACACGGTGGCAGTCATCATCAAACACAGGAAATACGAATTCCCCGCCAACGGAATGACCGCCCTTCAGCTCAACCTGAACAGAAACGACAAGATAGCGACCGCCATGCGCAACGGCGAAAAGATGCCGGCAAACGCCTACAAAGCCGTTCCGCTCTCGGTCTCCTCGCCCGATGTCAGCGTCAATAACATGGCCAGTTCGCTACAATACTCCAGCCTGGCCGACTACCTGACAGGCCGTATAGCCGGCCTCATCATCGAAGGCGGCCCCGGCAATTACCAAGCCTATCTCGACGGTATGGTCCCACTCGTGGTTGTGAACGGCATCCGGATGCAGAGCTTCAATGCCGCCAACATGCTCGTCAATCCGAACGACATCGAGTCCGTTACGATTGACCGAAACGGTGTCATCTACGGCGCATCGGGCATGAACGGCGTACTCGTCATCAACACGAAATAA
- a CDS encoding YqaA family protein, which translates to MDNGTTEVPVKKPNIIRRAYDWILGWADSPWGPAALFILALAEASFFPIPPDVLLIALCLGCTRKSFRYSAICLAGTLVGAVIAYALGFWAWNAIDHWFIPGVFSQEAFDSVADIYEQWNFWAVFTAGFTPIPYKIFTLAAGVFHINFGMFMLASVIGRGLRFFLVGWLIWKFGTPIKSFIDKYFNLIVIAFTVLLVGGFLLIKYAF; encoded by the coding sequence ATGGATAACGGAACGACCGAAGTACCTGTAAAAAAGCCTAATATAATCCGTCGGGCCTATGACTGGATACTCGGCTGGGCCGACAGCCCGTGGGGGCCGGCCGCGCTGTTCATTCTCGCTTTGGCCGAAGCGAGCTTCTTTCCGATACCGCCGGATGTATTGCTGATAGCGCTGTGCCTCGGATGTACGCGCAAATCGTTCCGCTATTCGGCCATCTGCCTCGCCGGTACGCTCGTGGGCGCCGTCATCGCCTATGCGCTCGGCTTCTGGGCCTGGAATGCGATAGACCATTGGTTCATCCCGGGGGTATTCAGCCAGGAGGCTTTCGATTCGGTAGCCGACATCTACGAACAGTGGAACTTCTGGGCCGTCTTCACGGCCGGTTTCACCCCGATACCGTACAAAATCTTCACCCTCGCCGCAGGAGTATTCCACATCAATTTCGGCATGTTCATGCTGGCCTCGGTCATCGGACGCGGCCTGCGCTTCTTCCTCGTCGGGTGGCTCATCTGGAAATTCGGAACTCCGATAAAGAGCTTCATCGACAAGTATTTCAACCTCATCGTCATAGCTTTCACCGTCCTGTTGGTAGGCGGATTCCTGCTCATCAAATACGCTTTCTGA
- a CDS encoding shikimate dehydrogenase family protein — translation MRSFGLIGYPLAHSFSAEWFAEMFRREGIRDAVYANYPLGSIEELPALLAEHPLLGFNVTAPYKRAVMDYLDQIDPTAERIGAVNCAVRQGDTWKGYNVDWIGFAESLMALTGGECPHALILGSGGAAAAAAYGLDELGMVHATVSRSKKGAGILSYEALTSELLQKYRLLINATPLGTWPDTERFPAIPYEWLTPAHMLYDMVYNPPETAFLRKGREAGASTMNGRRMLEIQARETWKLFLSACR, via the coding sequence ATGCGTTCGTTCGGACTCATCGGTTATCCCCTCGCCCACTCTTTCTCGGCGGAATGGTTCGCAGAGATGTTCCGCAGGGAAGGTATCCGCGATGCAGTTTATGCCAACTACCCGCTCGGTTCGATAGAAGAGCTGCCGGCCTTGCTGGCGGAACACCCGCTGCTGGGCTTCAACGTCACCGCTCCCTACAAACGGGCCGTCATGGACTACCTCGACCAAATTGACCCGACAGCCGAACGGATAGGCGCCGTGAACTGCGCCGTCCGGCAGGGCGACACATGGAAGGGATACAATGTGGACTGGATAGGGTTCGCCGAATCGCTCATGGCACTGACAGGCGGAGAATGCCCTCACGCACTCATTCTGGGCAGCGGCGGGGCGGCGGCGGCAGCGGCATACGGACTCGATGAACTCGGCATGGTACACGCCACCGTTTCGCGCAGCAAGAAAGGTGCAGGCATCCTCTCTTACGAAGCATTGACTTCCGAACTACTGCAGAAGTACAGGCTCCTGATAAATGCCACCCCGCTCGGCACCTGGCCCGATACGGAGCGGTTCCCCGCCATCCCCTACGAATGGCTCACACCCGCACACATGCTCTACGACATGGTCTACAATCCGCCCGAAACCGCATTCCTGCGCAAAGGCCGGGAAGCCGGAGCGAGCACGATGAACGGCCGGCGCATGCTGGAGATACAGGCCAGGGAGACATGGAAGCTGTTCCTTTCAGCCTGCCGCTGA
- the dnaE gene encoding DNA polymerase III subunit alpha, producing the protein MPQFTHLHVHTQYSILDGAASIPSLMKRAKEFGMTAVAITDHGNMFGVKEFYDAANAAGLKPILGCEVYVVKNHREKDKDEKAGDHLILLAKNLKGYHNLVKLVSYSWTEGFYYKPRIDKELLRQYHEGLICSSACLGGELPQAIMHDDLEEASRIVEEFKEIFGEDYYLELQLHRSLSGAPDTDTCRHQVEVNKVLHDLAARHGVKLIVTNDVHFTLEEDAPAHDHLICLNTGRDLDDPNRMRYTGQEFFKSPDEMAALFPDDLEALENTMEIADKVEHYTLEHKPLMPDFPLPDDFVIDQAELRRIFLRRFDGQISGLEKKMADADEAKKPSLLHEMEGLRTEKAQAETADDLDAFAAGNERLGEWLTVSKQYLYLVALTMKGAKERYGEPDEKTLERIRYELGTIEWMGFPGYFLIVSDFIRAAREMGVSVGPGRGSAAGSVVAYCLKITNIDPLKYDLLFERFLNPDRISLPDVDVDFDEDGRADVLRYVIEKYGKKRVAQIVTFGTMAPKLAIRDVARVEKLPLADSDRLAKLVPDKLMVEKGETPFERAYKDSPELARERESPNPLIQNTLKYAEKLEGSVRQTGVHACGVIIGKDDLEEFAPVATAKDADLNVVQYEGKLVESVGLIKMDFLGLKTLSIIKDAVENVRRVQGINLDIDNIPLDDRKTYQLFCKGETTGIFQFESAGMKKYLRALKPNRLEDLIAMNALYRPGPMDNIPSFIARKHGQEKVEYEFPEMAEYLEDTYGITVYQEQVMLLSQKLAGFTGGEADTLRKAMGKKQRATLDKMKPKFLKGAAERGHDPEICEKIWTGWEAFASYAFNKSHSTCYAYVAYQTAYLKAHYPSEFMAALLSRNLSSMDKISFFMDECKRMGIKVLGPDINESIESFTSDKEGNVRFGLAAVKGVGEAAMQSIVEERERGGKFRSIYDFMERVNMQAVNRKNIENMALAGAFDSISGFHRSKFFSADQRDSGGAVFLEQLIKYGSRMQTERNTAQQSLFGGTDIVDIQQPLLPQCPDWNKLETLNHEKEMIGMYLSSHPLDDYEVVIKRYCNTQLTQFANLNDLRDKDFTIAGMVTDVQNLYTRNGKPFGRFKLEDYSGQHEFALFDKDYENFRKFLFKDYFLLIKGSVRPRPYNKDEYEAKITSMQMLGDVLDSVNELTISLHINDISPDMTAELSERIAATKGKINLRVKVIDSREGVSLAFFSRKYKVALTQELVSYLESNQINYSIA; encoded by the coding sequence ATGCCTCAATTCACTCATCTTCATGTACATACGCAGTACTCCATCCTCGATGGGGCCGCCTCCATCCCCTCTCTGATGAAAAGGGCCAAGGAGTTCGGCATGACGGCCGTTGCCATTACCGACCACGGCAATATGTTCGGCGTAAAGGAGTTCTACGATGCGGCCAACGCGGCGGGACTCAAACCCATCCTCGGATGCGAAGTCTATGTGGTAAAGAACCACCGCGAAAAGGACAAGGACGAAAAAGCGGGCGACCACCTCATCCTGCTCGCCAAGAATCTCAAGGGATACCACAACCTCGTCAAACTTGTCTCCTACTCCTGGACGGAAGGATTCTACTATAAACCGCGTATCGACAAGGAGCTGCTGCGGCAGTATCACGAGGGGCTGATATGCAGTTCGGCCTGTCTCGGCGGCGAACTGCCACAGGCCATCATGCACGACGATTTGGAGGAGGCATCGCGCATCGTGGAGGAGTTCAAGGAGATATTCGGCGAGGACTATTATCTGGAACTTCAGCTCCACCGGTCACTCTCCGGCGCACCGGATACCGATACGTGCCGTCATCAGGTAGAGGTGAACAAGGTGCTGCACGACCTGGCCGCCCGGCATGGCGTCAAACTCATCGTCACGAACGACGTACACTTCACCCTCGAAGAGGATGCTCCGGCGCACGACCATCTGATATGCCTCAATACGGGGCGCGACCTCGACGACCCGAACCGCATGCGCTACACGGGACAGGAGTTCTTCAAGAGCCCGGACGAAATGGCGGCGCTTTTCCCCGACGACCTGGAAGCATTGGAAAATACCATGGAGATAGCGGACAAGGTCGAACATTATACGCTGGAACACAAGCCCCTGATGCCCGACTTTCCGCTGCCGGACGATTTCGTCATCGACCAGGCGGAGCTGCGCCGGATATTCCTGCGCCGTTTCGACGGCCAGATAAGCGGCCTCGAAAAGAAGATGGCCGATGCCGACGAAGCGAAAAAGCCCTCCCTCCTGCACGAAATGGAGGGGTTGCGGACGGAAAAGGCACAGGCAGAAACCGCTGACGACCTCGATGCGTTTGCCGCCGGCAACGAACGGCTCGGCGAATGGCTGACGGTATCCAAACAGTACCTTTACCTCGTGGCACTTACCATGAAAGGGGCGAAGGAACGGTACGGCGAACCGGACGAGAAGACGCTCGAACGTATCCGGTACGAATTGGGCACCATCGAATGGATGGGCTTTCCGGGCTACTTCCTCATTGTGTCGGACTTCATCCGCGCCGCACGCGAAATGGGCGTATCGGTCGGACCGGGCCGCGGTTCGGCTGCCGGCTCCGTCGTCGCCTACTGTCTGAAGATAACAAACATAGACCCCCTTAAATACGACCTGCTGTTCGAACGCTTTCTGAACCCGGACCGCATCTCCCTTCCCGATGTGGACGTGGACTTTGACGAGGACGGACGTGCGGACGTGCTGCGGTACGTCATCGAAAAGTACGGCAAGAAGCGGGTGGCACAAATCGTCACATTCGGCACGATGGCGCCGAAGCTCGCCATCCGGGACGTAGCGCGGGTAGAAAAGCTGCCGTTGGCCGACAGCGACCGCCTTGCCAAACTCGTTCCCGACAAACTGATGGTCGAAAAAGGCGAAACGCCCTTCGAGCGAGCTTACAAGGACTCGCCGGAGCTGGCCCGCGAACGCGAATCGCCGAACCCGCTGATACAGAACACGCTCAAATACGCCGAAAAACTCGAAGGTTCGGTGCGGCAGACGGGCGTACATGCCTGCGGCGTCATCATCGGCAAGGACGACCTCGAAGAGTTCGCCCCGGTGGCAACGGCCAAAGACGCCGACCTGAACGTGGTGCAGTACGAGGGCAAACTCGTGGAGAGCGTGGGACTCATCAAGATGGACTTCCTCGGTCTCAAGACGCTCTCCATCATCAAGGATGCGGTCGAGAACGTCCGACGCGTACAGGGCATCAATCTCGACATAGACAACATCCCGCTGGACGACCGGAAGACATACCAGCTTTTCTGCAAGGGAGAGACGACCGGCATCTTCCAGTTCGAGTCCGCCGGTATGAAAAAATACCTCCGGGCTCTCAAACCGAACAGGCTCGAAGACCTGATAGCCATGAACGCCCTTTACCGTCCGGGCCCCATGGACAACATTCCCAGCTTCATCGCCCGCAAGCACGGCCAGGAGAAGGTGGAGTACGAATTTCCGGAAATGGCCGAATATCTGGAGGACACCTACGGTATCACGGTCTATCAGGAGCAGGTCATGCTGCTGTCGCAGAAGCTGGCCGGATTCACCGGGGGCGAGGCCGATACACTGCGCAAGGCCATGGGCAAAAAACAGCGTGCCACGCTGGACAAAATGAAACCCAAATTCCTCAAGGGAGCGGCCGAACGGGGGCATGACCCGGAGATATGCGAAAAGATATGGACAGGATGGGAAGCGTTCGCATCGTACGCGTTCAACAAGTCGCACTCGACCTGTTACGCTTATGTAGCCTATCAGACCGCCTACCTGAAGGCGCACTACCCTTCCGAGTTCATGGCCGCGCTGCTCAGCCGCAACCTTTCGTCGATGGACAAGATATCGTTCTTCATGGATGAATGCAAGCGCATGGGCATCAAGGTACTCGGCCCGGATATCAATGAGAGTATCGAATCGTTCACTTCGGACAAGGAAGGCAACGTGCGATTCGGACTGGCCGCCGTCAAAGGTGTCGGCGAGGCGGCCATGCAGTCCATCGTGGAAGAGCGCGAACGCGGCGGCAAGTTCCGCAGCATCTACGACTTCATGGAACGCGTGAACATGCAGGCGGTAAACCGGAAAAATATCGAGAACATGGCGCTCGCCGGAGCATTCGATTCGATAAGCGGCTTCCACCGCAGCAAGTTCTTCTCGGCCGACCAGCGCGACTCCGGAGGAGCGGTATTCCTCGAACAGTTGATAAAGTACGGTTCGCGTATGCAGACCGAACGCAATACGGCCCAGCAGAGCCTCTTCGGCGGAACCGATATCGTGGATATCCAGCAGCCGCTGCTGCCCCAATGTCCCGACTGGAACAAGCTGGAAACCTTGAACCACGAGAAGGAGATGATAGGCATGTATCTGTCTTCTCATCCGCTGGACGACTACGAGGTGGTGATAAAACGTTACTGCAACACGCAGTTGACACAGTTCGCCAATCTCAACGACCTGCGTGACAAGGATTTCACCATTGCCGGCATGGTCACGGACGTACAAAACCTCTACACGCGCAACGGCAAACCCTTCGGGCGTTTCAAGCTGGAGGACTACTCCGGCCAGCACGAATTCGCGCTGTTCGACAAGGATTACGAGAATTTCCGTAAGTTCCTCTTCAAGGATTACTTCCTCCTGATAAAGGGCAGTGTCCGCCCCCGGCCCTACAACAAGGACGAATACGAAGCGAAAATCACCTCGATGCAGATGCTCGGCGATGTACTCGACTCGGTGAACGAACTGACCATCAGCCTACACATCAATGACATCAGCCCCGACATGACCGCAGAACTCTCGGAACGCATCGCTGCGACCAAAGGCAAAATAAACCTGCGCGTCAAGGTCATCGATTCACGGGAGGGGGTATCGCTGGCATTCTTTTCGCGTAAGTACAAGGTGGCGCTCACGCAAGAGCTCGTAAGCTACCTCGAAAGCAACCAGATAAACTACTCGATAGCATAA
- a CDS encoding S41 family peptidase — translation MTMKKATILLLLALPFWAAAQSPKGGNASQSAEYQKLKFEQFFDYLNARYVDTLNNETLVEEAITGILSALDPHSSYSSAEEMKSITESFDGSFSGIGVEFDVINDTIIVVNTVAGGPAESVGILPNDRIVSVDGKSSVGVSRADVPKLLRGPKRSRVQLGIERRGEPDDLIFNVTRDDIPIHTIDAAYMAAPGIGYIRVNRFAGTTMQEFRQSFDGLGPLSALILDLRGNGGGLLDQAIEMSEFFLPAGSVIVSTEGRNVRNISYKSRRAGTFTEGKLVVLIDSSSASGSEIVAGAVQDWDRGVIIGQPSFGKGLVQQQIPLIDGSAVRITVARYHTPSGRVIQRPFENGDIEGYYLDHIRRTLDSSYADSLNMDAPVYSTLRNGRKVLGAGGIYPDIHIPLDTTKNYSYWNQLIRGGVINEYINTLLEKERGRLTTQYPTFERFAEQFEVTPSMLEALADLGRTRNILPTPEEEAATLPDIRMHLKALIARKLWDSNEYFRITNSADDREFAKAVEILQHPAEYDRLLGNADRK, via the coding sequence ATGACTATGAAAAAAGCGACGATACTGCTGCTGCTCGCACTGCCGTTTTGGGCAGCGGCACAATCCCCGAAGGGAGGCAACGCTTCCCAAAGCGCGGAGTACCAGAAACTGAAGTTCGAACAGTTTTTCGACTACCTCAATGCGAGGTATGTCGATACGCTGAATAACGAAACTCTCGTGGAAGAGGCCATCACCGGTATCCTCTCGGCACTCGACCCGCACTCCTCCTACTCCTCTGCAGAGGAGATGAAAAGCATCACGGAATCCTTTGACGGGAGTTTCAGCGGCATCGGCGTGGAATTCGACGTCATCAACGATACCATCATCGTCGTGAACACCGTCGCGGGCGGCCCGGCCGAGAGCGTCGGGATACTGCCCAACGACCGCATCGTATCGGTGGACGGCAAATCGTCGGTCGGCGTAAGCCGTGCCGACGTTCCGAAACTGCTCCGCGGCCCCAAACGGAGCCGGGTACAGCTCGGCATCGAGAGACGGGGAGAACCGGACGACCTGATTTTCAATGTCACGCGCGATGATATCCCCATCCATACGATAGATGCCGCCTACATGGCCGCTCCCGGCATCGGATACATCAGAGTCAACCGCTTCGCCGGTACGACCATGCAGGAGTTCCGACAGAGTTTCGACGGGCTCGGCCCTCTCTCCGCACTTATCCTCGACCTGCGCGGCAACGGCGGAGGCCTCCTGGACCAGGCGATAGAGATGAGCGAGTTCTTTCTGCCGGCAGGCTCTGTAATCGTCTCCACTGAAGGGCGGAATGTCCGGAACATCAGTTACAAATCGCGCCGGGCCGGAACGTTTACCGAAGGCAAGCTCGTGGTACTGATAGATTCGTCGTCGGCATCGGGCAGCGAGATTGTAGCCGGAGCCGTACAGGACTGGGACCGCGGCGTCATCATCGGTCAGCCGAGCTTCGGCAAAGGGCTCGTCCAGCAGCAGATTCCCCTCATAGACGGTTCGGCCGTCCGCATTACGGTAGCGAGATACCATACCCCATCGGGGCGGGTGATACAGCGTCCGTTTGAGAACGGCGACATTGAGGGATACTATCTCGACCATATCCGCAGGACGCTCGACAGCAGCTATGCCGACTCCCTCAACATGGACGCCCCGGTGTACAGCACCCTGCGCAACGGTCGGAAAGTACTCGGAGCCGGAGGCATCTACCCCGACATCCATATTCCGCTGGACACAACGAAAAACTACTCCTATTGGAACCAGCTCATACGCGGAGGCGTCATCAACGAATACATCAACACGCTGCTCGAAAAAGAACGCGGCAGATTGACCACACAATACCCCACTTTCGAACGCTTCGCCGAGCAGTTCGAGGTAACCCCCTCCATGCTGGAGGCTCTCGCCGACCTCGGACGCACACGGAATATCCTCCCCACTCCCGAAGAGGAGGCCGCAACGCTGCCCGACATCAGGATGCACCTGAAAGCGCTCATCGCCCGGAAACTGTGGGACAGCAACGAATATTTCCGGATAACGAACAGCGCGGACGACAGGGAATTCGCCAAGGCAGTCGAAATTCTCCAGCATCCCGCCGAATACGACCGGTTGCTCGGCAATGCCGACAGGAAATGA
- the ettA gene encoding energy-dependent translational throttle protein EttA: protein MADEKIIFSMVGVSKTFNNQKKVLNDIYLSFFYGAKIGIIGLNGSGKSTLMKIIAGIDKSYQGEVVFSPGYSVGYLEQDPKLDDTKTVKEVVQEGCAATVALLKEYEEVNARFMEPMDDDQMAKLIERQGELTEAIDHVNGWELDSVLERAMDALRCPDADEPVAHLSGGERRRVALCRLLLQQPDVLLLDEPTNHLDAESIDWLEQHLQQYPGTVIAVTHDRYFLDNVAGWILELDRGEGIPWKGNYSSWLDQKTKRLEQEEKQESKRRKTLERELEWVKMSPKARHAKSKARLSAYDKMLNEDTKQKEEKLEIYIPNGPRLGNVVIEAKNVTKAFGDRVLYENLNFSLPPAGIVGVIGPNGTGKTTLFRMIMGLEQPTSGEFRVGETVKLAYVDQQHASIDPEKTVYETISHNSDIIQLGNRSVNARAYVARFNFTGADQEKKVGVLSGGERNRLHLAMALKEGGNVLLLDEPTNDIDVNTLRALEEGLENFAGCAVVISHDRWFLDRVATHILSFEGDSQVVFFEGGYSEYEEHKRLLGEDTTPKRVKYRKLME, encoded by the coding sequence ATGGCAGACGAAAAAATCATATTCTCGATGGTCGGCGTCAGCAAGACCTTTAACAATCAGAAAAAAGTCCTTAACGACATTTACCTTTCGTTTTTTTACGGGGCGAAAATAGGCATCATCGGCCTCAACGGCTCTGGAAAATCGACGTTGATGAAAATCATTGCAGGCATCGACAAGAGCTACCAGGGCGAAGTGGTCTTTTCGCCTGGTTACAGCGTGGGCTACCTCGAACAGGACCCGAAACTGGACGATACGAAAACGGTGAAGGAAGTGGTGCAGGAGGGCTGCGCCGCTACCGTTGCACTGCTGAAAGAATACGAGGAAGTGAACGCCCGGTTCATGGAACCGATGGACGACGACCAGATGGCCAAACTCATCGAACGGCAGGGCGAACTGACCGAAGCGATAGATCACGTAAACGGCTGGGAACTCGACAGCGTGCTCGAACGGGCCATGGACGCCCTCCGCTGCCCCGATGCCGACGAACCGGTGGCCCACCTCTCCGGAGGAGAACGCCGCCGCGTGGCGCTGTGCCGGCTGCTGCTCCAGCAGCCCGACGTGTTGCTGCTCGACGAACCCACCAACCACCTCGACGCAGAGAGCATCGACTGGCTCGAACAGCACCTGCAGCAATACCCCGGCACGGTCATCGCGGTAACCCACGACCGTTACTTCCTCGACAACGTGGCGGGCTGGATTCTCGAACTCGACCGCGGCGAGGGTATCCCGTGGAAGGGTAACTATTCCAGCTGGCTCGACCAGAAGACCAAGCGTCTCGAACAGGAAGAGAAACAGGAGAGCAAGCGGCGCAAAACATTGGAGCGCGAACTCGAATGGGTGAAGATGAGCCCCAAAGCCCGGCATGCCAAAAGCAAAGCTCGTCTTTCGGCCTACGACAAGATGCTCAACGAGGATACCAAACAGAAAGAGGAAAAACTGGAGATATACATTCCCAACGGCCCGCGTCTGGGCAACGTGGTCATCGAGGCGAAGAATGTCACCAAGGCATTCGGCGACCGGGTGCTCTACGAGAATCTCAACTTCTCGCTACCGCCCGCCGGCATCGTGGGCGTCATCGGCCCCAACGGTACGGGCAAGACCACCCTTTTCCGGATGATAATGGGGCTGGAACAGCCCACCTCAGGCGAGTTCCGGGTGGGTGAGACCGTCAAACTCGCCTATGTGGACCAACAGCACGCCTCGATAGACCCCGAAAAGACGGTATATGAAACCATTTCGCACAACAGCGACATCATCCAGCTCGGCAACCGGAGCGTGAATGCCCGCGCCTATGTGGCCCGCTTCAACTTCACGGGGGCCGACCAGGAAAAAAAGGTGGGCGTACTCTCCGGCGGCGAACGCAACAGGCTCCACCTGGCCATGGCCCTCAAGGAGGGCGGCAACGTACTGCTGCTCGACGAGCCCACGAACGACATCGACGTGAATACGCTGCGTGCGCTGGAAGAAGGTTTGGAGAATTTCGCCGGCTGTGCGGTGGTCATCTCGCACGACCGCTGGTTCCTCGACCGCGTCGCCACCCACATCCTCTCTTTTGAAGGCGATTCGCAGGTGGTCTTCTTCGAAGGCGGTTACAGCGAATACGAGGAGCACAAGAGGCTGCTCGGCGAAGATACAACACCCAAACGGGTGAAATACCGCAAACTCATGGAGTAA
- a CDS encoding putative signal transducing protein codes for MKDREFATVARFSSMEQAQVVKAMLDSMGVNNQIVNDIAADILPMLERDIRIIVNTADLPKAKQLMKAKFDKESFKDAWKE; via the coding sequence ATGAAAGACAGGGAATTTGCAACCGTAGCGAGGTTTTCCTCGATGGAACAGGCTCAGGTAGTCAAGGCGATGCTCGATTCGATGGGGGTCAATAATCAGATAGTGAACGATATCGCGGCCGATATTCTTCCGATGTTGGAGAGGGATATCCGTATTATCGTCAATACGGCCGACCTGCCGAAGGCAAAACAGCTGATGAAGGCCAAATTCGATAAGGAGAGTTTCAAGGATGCCTGGAAGGAGTAG